CATCCCACTACCCCTGCCTGGCATCGAGCATGGAAAAAGAATCCTCGCCTCGGTGGTTGAGACACGGGCACGAGATGGACCAGAAAGTACTTGGGTGTCTGTGCCCATTGACAACGAAGACTTGTCGCGCGGATTCAAGGACATCAGCTTCCAGCAGCTGAACAATGCAGCTAATCATGCCGCTCGGTGGCTTGGTGAACACCTGCCAGGAACATCGGAGCCGTTTCAATGTTTCGCTTATGCGGGACCTAAGGACTTTCGATATCCTATTCTCGCTGTTGCGGCTGCTAAGATCCAGAAAGTGGTATGTAGCTTGAGATATTGGGGGAAGAGGAACATCGATCGCTGACAACTAGTTCGTGATAGATggttcttccatctcctttGGTAACCGCTGAGGCGCAGCTACGGATTCTCGAGAATAAGAGGTGTACCGTGTATTTGCGACCATCGTCAATGGCAAGCCAAGTGGATGCAATTCTACGCGAGGCACCACGTATTCAGGCTGTTGAGGTTCCAGAGATAGACGAGTTTATGCGGGAAGACGAAGCTGTGCCTTACAGTTACGGCAAAACTtgggaggaaggaaaggacgATCCCTGGCTTGTATTTCACACATCCGGCACGACAGGTCCGTACATGCATCATATCCAGATCTTTCTCCACTGGAATGCTTGCTGACTGCTGGTTTAGGTTATCCGAAGCCCGTTACCTATACTCATAGCATGATGACTTTCCCTGATATTGCCGCGTCACTGCCGGATGTTGAATTAGGTTATATCCACCAGTATGCCTACCGAAGGTGGTATACGCCAGTACCATCACTGCATGTGAGCCCTCGCCACCGTCAATTACTCTGTAGTTGCTGTAACTAAACAAGGTACACCCAGTTCGTGGGGACCGTAATGACACTCGGCATGCCGACCTTTCTGCACATGATCACAGTCGTGGGTCCGCCGGTACCGCCATCAGCAGAAATCATCACGAAAACCCTCCAATATGGCCAGGTCGAAGGCGCCCTTTTACCACCGGCACTAATCGATGTGCTCTGCCAAACTTCACCTGGCCTAGACGCTCTCCGCCAACTGAAATTTGTCCATTACGCAGGCGCCCCCCTCTCGAAAAAGACAGGGGACCAGCTAGCCTCCCACGTCCGCATAGTCCCCTGCATCGGCAGCACAGAAGCTGGTGGCTACTTCACTAAGATTCACGATCACCGCGACGCATGGGATTACATCTCCTTCCAAGACTATGCAGGAGCGGTATTCGAAAAACGACTTGACGACCTTTACGAACTAGTCTTCACTCGTCGCCCGGGGGACTCACCACAACAGATTTTCAAGTTATATCCAGACATCGACCGCTTCGAAACCAAGGATCTCTGGACAGAACATCCAGTTCACAAGGGTCTCTGGAAGATCATCGGCCGCACTGATGATTACGTCTATCTCTCTCATGCGGATGGATTGCACGCCTCGCTGTTAGAACCAGAAATCGAAGCACATCCACGTGTAAGATCTGCTTTGATCGGTGGCTATGGTCGTCCTGCTCCTGTGCTTATTTGTTGAGCTGTTTTCGACGGAGAAGGGAGAAACTCAGGAGGAGTTGATCTCTAGTCTGCAGCCGTATATTGAGAAGGTAAATGCCCGGGTTCATGACTGTGTGAGACTTTCTACGGAGCGGGTCATCGTTGcagcggagaagaagccgtTTATTCGGACCATTAAAGGTAGTGTTGCTAGAATGCAGACTCTCGCGTTGTATGAGGACGAGATTGCGGCGTTGTTTTCTTAGGGTAGGTATACTTAGGTATACTCTGTTGTAGGTATCTGGGCTTCAATAGTGGGAATCTAAACCATGCTGTAGAAGAATCCCATCCTCggaaagtgaaagaaaacgaTAACAAACGGGAGATACATCCAATATCATACCATGCCATCTAATTATGGGCCCCAAGCCGTTATGCATCTAACAGCGAATATAGATCTTGACACATTCGGCCCTATGATTCTCATGATGCAGCATTTACTGGTCATGGCCAAGAAATTCCAAGCCCTCCAGATGCTGTACTAGATGACTTTCTCCCAGCTGCATGTATTGATGATACTATTCAGGCATGACTGAGATCCTCGAGACTTTTCGTCCAGATGACATTCTCGCAGATCCACCCTCTTTTCCTTAGTGGTGTAATTGCCCGATGCCCTATTAAACAAATTTAACATCTGTTTCAATTACCGTCCGCACACAGTGTGTCTTGTCTTCCCCCTCTACGACAAAGGCAATATCAGCACCGTTGCCTATCAAAAGAGATGGCTCGTTCTTGATATACGAATAGAATTTCGGCGTTATATCACCACCAGGGACGAGAGTCATTGCTCCACTTATagacaacaatatcaagcCTTTGGTAGGATTTTGGAGATTCACGCCCCGACAAAATGCCATACAGTACATCCACGGACCTTGTTTGCATGTAAGCGGTGGTTCCCATGAATTACTGGAGCGTCACCCACGTTGTATCCTTCATCTATTAAGCTGGCATTTAGACTAAGAACCGATTTAACGAGAGAAGACATGTGTGAATAACCGGCGCAAGGAGGGGTAATGGAGGTCTTGAAGTTGTTTGTGTGTTCTAAGTAATCGGTTGACGCCGATTGCAAGGATGCAATTGGTAAGTATAAAGAGCCAAGACTAATTATAAGTTAATTAGTATAGTTACCTGACCAGCGCCTATATGCATAAAATTAACACCTATACCATGCTACTAGATAGGGTCACGGACTCGGATATCGTTCTTAAGTCATGTGGCAACCCATCCCTTTCTCTCTTACTCTACTAACATCGTTATTTGTACTGCGATATACTAATATTCATGCGGAAACACTGTGTCAGTATACCTGCACCGCGAATTTCGCATTCTCCGGATTATTTAGGCGTTTCACCATGAATATAGAACCTCAAGAGTGGATCGATTACTTTTCTCTGGACATCAACCGCCCTTCAACAGCAATAAAGCAATCCATGATGTGAGCCACTTCAAACGCTTTCCATACAATGATAAAGAGTGGAAATTTGGCGGTCGAGCGCAACCAGCCACAGCACTTAGGGGTCCTATTTTAGTCCTTTGGTTACACGTTAAGACGGGAGATACAAAAACCACATATGTTGCTAAAACTGTAAGCGGCTGTTAATAGAAGCTTTCGTCCATGACCTCTACACATGGGCTGACTTCGCACAAGTTCTCAGACTACAGTGAAGATGAAGCAAGAGCACAGCTCAGACGGATTCCCTCAAAGCAGCACTCTGTGGAGGATGTGAAACAAAATCTCGACCCCTTTCTTAATGAGACAAGAGCTCTTGAACATCTCAATCAACACTGTTCTCCGTCACGGAGAATATATTTCCCTCAATATTATGGAGTGCTTACTGATATCAACAACTCGAAATTTCCTCTAAGGTATAAGCCACGACGTCAAGCAGTTGTTCTGGAAGCTATCAAACCAGATATGGCTTGCCGACGTATACTTGCGACTGGTGATGCTTCAATGTCAAATCTGAAGGAAGGCTTCTCTATGAGACTCAACAGCTTGCCACTCGGTTCGTTCGAGGTAGACTGGTACGGATCTCTATTGACAGATCGACTTCGCCGTGTCGATGCATTGTATGATATTGGGATTGTACATGGTGACATTGAAGATCATCATTTTAGACTTCCGGGGGAATTTTATGACATAGTCCTCTATGATTTTCTATATCATATACATTTTCTCCAAAGGTGCCTTATCTCATTAGTGCTCGGAACCCTCGCCCACTATCAGTGATAAAGAAACATGAGAAACGCCAAGTTGAGGATCAAATATATGCACGGTATTTAGCGACCTATAACCATTGGAAGGGGTATTAAAGCAAAACAGTGCCCAGCAGATGGACTTTCGACTTTATCTTGCTGAATCATTTCAATCGAACGATGCCCTACTGGGTGCACTTTTCAACCCGCCAAAGCAAACTGAGGACTTggaattaataatattgaGAGTCACTCATCGCCCTGATGGTAGGTTTTCATTCATTAATTGATATACATACTCATGATTTACTCAACTTTCCATTTCAGGCTATACTATGCCGTCTTTGGCCTCGTTATTCCCTTTCCTGGAAGCAATCCGACCGAATGACTGCCCTAGCTGGCATATACACAGAGCACAGCAGCTGAAGTATGAGCCTGTCTGGGTTCTTTATATTGATCAAGGAGACAGGCATGGAAATAAAGAGGTCGAATCATTGTCaatagtatctatatatgGCAGGGATCTTATTGATGTGGACATGTTAAAGACGGGACAAGgatgtttctttcttcttttacttCCCCGGTCATGGGCTATAGAGGAACCCAACAGCAAAGTCCTTGCAATTTGCAGTCAGCTCCTCATCCCTGGCAAATCAGGCACCATCATTAAGAAGGTCGAATTCGATCAGTACTGATATTATGGGTCTATCTATACCttgttaatatatatatgtatatatatttgcgCTTGCACAAAGCATACGAATACACGGATTTGTGTATACACCAGAAAGGGCAGCGTTGGAAGCAGAAGCGGACCTTTGAGACAGGACTGCTTCGAATCCTCAACACCAATCTAAGAAAGGTAAATAGCCTCGAAAGCTCCATCTCTGGCTATCTTTTTCAAGGCTGTTCCGAAGCAACCAACATATACAATTCTATCATCTTCTTAGATATTTCAAGTCCGGCTGCTGCGCGAGGTTAAACCCTTAGACAAGTATTTCAAGTGTGTAGGATGTTGGTGCCGCCTGGGCGACACTGATTGGCATTGCCTGGCAGTCCTTATGAAGAACTGCCAGGAGGAAGAGTACAAGGAATAAGGTCGTTGTGTGGAGGTTTTATGAGAGTATGGTGAGGTAGCTTTTAGTGAGCTtttgatggaagaagagacggTTTGTTGAGATGGTTTGTATTGTAAGGTTATTGTGAGGTTTGGTCGGTACTTATTGGCAAGGCCTGGGAGCCCTGCAGAAGGACTAccaaaaagaggaagagaagggagaagaagataagtattatagagatttatTTGTAAGTTGATAGTAAGGTTTGGTTGAGGTAAGTAGTAAGTATAAGTACATACTAAGTTAAGGAAAGAGGGCCTCACAGGTGCTGAGTAAGCAACTCACAATACATTAAGGAACTGAGTACTCTGTATAGAGctttctatctttaatatcaCACTACATCACCAACTTAACCCTTATAGGTGTCCAAATTGCTTTTCTAGGTGTCCTTCTAACACAACCTAAGCTTTTAATGAGAGCACAACCCACTTTCCTGTCACATGATCACAGTTAGGGTTAGTGTTAATATCAACGCCTTCGGTTTGAGTATAAAATGGAATGCATACACAGCTGATATGAGTAGAGGGCGACTGTTCATATATGCTCGGATGGCATTCTCGATGTTCCTCTCACAGCACTCCTTCAGGCAGCAATTTCTGGACCAACTTTAGGTATAGAGGGACACCTGTTATACTTCCAGGCAGAAGAGACCACATCCCGCGTATCAACCACGACGTGGACACCAACCGAGGAAAGACGAGAGGCAAGACTCTCAACCTGCACAAGAATATTCTGGCTTTCTTCAACTGAACGCAGCCACTGTGTAACAACAAGAACCTGAGTCTTTGCTACACGTGGAGGAATAACAAGACCACGATTATCACCATGCACTGCTATCATTAAACCAATAGCTCGAACTGAGAGACGACATGTGTTCTGCCACACATACAGTGACGAGATTGTGTCTATCGATGGATCTTCGACTGAATTATCATACTCTTTGCTGACCCTTTGGCATAATTCTCGGCATGTCGCACCTTCAACACAATGATTAATACCCGGGATATATCCTAAGGCTATGCTGGTTCTTGGATCGTTAGGACAACTAGCTCTCTTGCTCTTAGCCCTTTGACTGCAGAGTTAGCTCTTTTGTTATGTATGAGAAGCAATACGAAGAAAATTGCTCTATAATCTTGAAAAGAGTCTATTAGTCTATTAtctactagtaataattgCTCCGCTTAGCGGAGTCTTGGTATCTCTGTCTATCAAAACATGAACaagatgaaaaaaaaaaaaaaaaaaaaaaaaaaagacaaaaaaggTACAAAAACATGtacaacaaaaaaaaaaaaaaaaaaagtcattCATCCCCCCGCCCCCCAGCCGGACGTGTACTGTCCCACAGAAGAAGGGGACCCCAAGCCCACCCACCGTACACGCCCGACTGGTTCCACCACCCTCCGCGCTCCGCTCCGCCCTCCCCCCGCCCCCCAGCCAGGCATTGTACTGTCCCACCGAAGAAGGGGACCCCAAGCCCACCCACCGTACAATGCCTGGCTGGTTCCACCACCGGGTCTCTTCCCTCCCCCGCCCCCCAACCAGACGTTGTACTGTCCCACCGAAGAAGGGGACCCCAAGCCCACCCACCGTACAACGCCTGGTTGGTTCCACCACCGGGTCTCTTCCCTCCCCCGCCCCCCAGCCAGACATTGCACTGTCCCACAGAAGAAGGGGACCCCAAGCCCACCCACCGTGCAATGCCTGGCTGGTTCCACCACCGGGCGCCTTCCCTCCCAGACAACCGACGGCGTCCCACAGAAGGGGACTACTCGTCGATTGTAAACAGGCTCGCAACCGGGCTCGGGGGAGGCCCGCTGTCCTTAATGTGACTATAAACTTTGTCAGAAGGTCTGTTCTTTCAGGCCTAATCTTAGAGAAGGTTAACTTACCAGCTTTGAGGCTTGGTTACCTCTTGGCCGCCCCCGAACCGCGGTATGCGAGCGACGGTTGCTTCCTCTTTGGCCATCTCGGCCTTGAGGGCAACCGTCATTTGCCGACGCCAACGTTGTCTGTCGCGCCGGTTGTTGATGTGGCGACGCAGGTGGATGAAGCCCCACGCCGCAAGTGGAACACCTAGGATGATTCCTAGGCCAATTGCTGCCCCGAAGGGCGCAGAGAAGGTTGGTGCCGCATTGGCGGCCCTTGTTGGTAGGGCCTGGCAGCCCTGCATGAGGACTGccagggaaagaaagaggaaaaaggagatgagggaggTCATTTTGGGTTTAGAGTTAGAGTAGAGTGGTTTTTGATGGTTTCTTTCAAAGAACTTTGATGAGAGAGATTTTTTATTGTGAAGACTGAGTACATGAAAGAATTCAGAACTGGGGACTTGGGAGGACTTGGGAGAAGCCTAGCGGACTGCACTAGGTCACAAATCTGTCATAATACCATCACCATTGTGTCAGTTCCAAATACCAAACCATCCGCCGGCGCCGACCTCTCAGCCGGAGTTCCTGAGGCCAGAATATCAACCTCGTTATGTTCAGATATAAAATTAGGGCTTCTGGTGTGGTGTTGAAGTGATCCCGCGGAGGTGTAGTAAAAGCGCACGTACGGCAACTACTACCCTGTAGCCTCTCGCTCCTTCCACTTCATCTCGTATAGTGACAGAACCTACCAATGACGACACCGAAGGATAGCACACAAAGTGTAGAGCTTGGGCCAGTACCAAACCAATTGAACGTTTCTTCTGATCAAAGCTCCTTTCTCAACGAGCCTAGAACGTGTCCTTGTCATTATCCCAATCTCTCGAATGGAATTAttctgtactccgtattgtGGCGGTTCGAGTATACGGTGACTGAGCCACCTACCCTCCGGACTGCCTATATCAAACGAAAGCGAGCCACTGGGGGTATACCGACGAACTGCGTGTTGATTCCATTATCACAGAGGCCAGCTGCGCAATGGATAGCAGAAAGGCTAAGAGGATATGGCCACGGACTGAGAATGGCATCTTGACTTATGTTCAGCAGATAGGAACGCGACGGGCGCGTTGCTAAACATGACACAAAGTAGGAGCATGCAGTcgttcttcatcctcttctgaCGGTTGTATATCCTAATGCATACCCAGCCTCGAGAGAcaaggagaaaggaagacgaATATGGTGATGGAAAAGGGAATCAACACCAAGAGACTTCTCTGCCTCTCGAATGCCTGCGTGGCTTTGTCGGCCATTCAACGAATTAGGGCGGAGTACAAAGTCGTCCTCACAGGGTAAGAATACATTTTGCAGGCACCGTTTAATCAGCACGACTAACGTGGTTGGTACTCAAGGACCCGGGTGTAGAACAATCAGAGGGAGTTGTGGTTGGTATTTCACTGATTTTACCCTGACGTCTTCGTTCCGTCTACCGCTACCCAGTCCGAGAAAGGTCCTGCGGTTATATCCATGGTGGCATTCGTCGGGTAAGAGTTCCAGGCATGTCGAAACGCAAAATCTCTCAGTGACAGCCTGTAGAGTCTTCAGTGTATTCTCAATACCTGATATCTTGATCTCTGAAGTCCAAGATTCCACTGACACATCCGTCGTTGACCATGATGCTCTGGGGGCGTAGATCTCAATGGATAAACAGGATTTGGTGCTGCTCTGCGATAGCACGCCGGCCAGGAAAGTCGGCGACATAACCCTGAGGCCTTACATGACTTTTTTACATATGTGTGTCATATCAGAGTAATGTCAAGGTCATATCTGGCTGTCCCTGAGGCTGATAGACGTTgtattaaactataaacaGACTGTCTGAGCTTACTAAGGTAGCCCTAAAGTGCTTGTACTTCAGAGACACCGCGCTAGAACACGTGCTCACGTGATCCGTTTTTATCTCCGCCGAAAGCTTGCCCAGTACGTCAATCAGATACTTCCGCGACGGTTCGAAGTAAAACTCACCATTTCTGGGTTCCTTCCCTCGTTGACTAGTGTACTATGATCGCAGTGACTTGTCTAACATAATTAAATCTCATTTGTTCCAATTTTCCATTCCCCGCTTATTCCAGATCAAATCACCATGCCACCTCCGCTACCTTCCCACCACCGCGGTATGACCGCAAACCCCCTCAAACCTAGCCGTTACCGACCGGGAAAACCGATTGCCGAAGAGCCTTCGTCAtctgaggaagaggaagaggaagatgaggaagaacagaTCAAGGAGCAGGAACGGCGCAGGTTAGAACAACAGCGGAGACAGCGGGCGCAGGCACCGAAGGCGACTTCTTTCCCCGGCGGAAACATTACTAAAGGGGTGAAAAATGTGCAAatagaagaggatgaagatgaggagggcTTCGTtactgaggaagaagaggaagagtcTAAACCTCCCCCTCGTGTTGCTGGCGACAATGGGGGTGCTGCGGCCGCAGCTCCTGTTCAAGCAGCGGGTGAGCCGGTGAGCAAagaggaaagtgaggaagaagaggaagaggaggaagagagctCCGAAGAAGAGAGTAGTTCGGAGGAGGAGACGCCGAGGAGGGTTCTTCTACGACCTACATTTATCAAAAAAGACAAGCGCAACAATGCAGCAAATCAGACACAAAACGGGCAGGGAGCATCACCTAATACAGCCGCTGCGGATTCAGCGGCGGAGGCAGAGGCCCGCAGAGTGCAGCGACAAGAAAAGGCCGATATGTTAGTGCGCGAgcagttggagaaggaagcaATTGCCCGGAGCGCTGCAAACAAGCAATgggatgacgatgaattAGAGGCAGTTGAAGAAAATGGTATTGACGACAAGGATGGAATAGACCCCGAAGCCGAATATGCCGCCTGGAAACTCCGCGAACTCAAGCGCGTCAAGAGAGAGCGTGAGGCAATCGAAGCCGCCGAGAAGGAGCGCGAAGAGGTCGAGCGTCGTCGGAACTTGACAGCGGAGGAGCGTGAACGCGAAGACCGCGAATTTATTGCCAAgcagcaagaagagaaggaagctACTCGAGGACAGGGTGGATTTATGCAACGCTACTTTCACAAGGGTGCCTTCTTCCGCGACGACCTGGAGAGGGAAGGATTGGACCGGAGAGAGCTCATGGGTGCCAGATTTGTGGATGATGTATCGCGCGAAACTTTGCCTGAGTACATGCAGATTCGAGATATGACAAAACTTGGAAAGAAGGGTCGGACACGATACAAGGATCTGAAAACGGAAGATACAGGACGCTTCGGTGATGGCTTTGATAATAGACGTCGTCGCGACGCTCCGGTCGGCGTCAGAGATGAACGATTCCTGCCGGATCGGCCAGATGACCGACCTAAAGGGCCTACGGGAGCCAATGCTGGTCCGGTGCGCGAGAGACGGAGGTCGAGGTCTAGATCATACTCACCAAGACGGGATCGACGACCTGACAGAAGGGAACGTCGTGAAAGTCCTGACCGAGACCGTTCGAGAGATCGGTACCGCCCTGACTCGAGGAATCGCAGGAAACGAAGCCCTTCTCCGTATGATGATCGCGAAAAGCGCAGACGGTTGGGAAGTGTTTCGTGAAGAAGCAACAGAAAAGTGCAAATAGAATCATTTTATTCCTATTGGCGTTGTGGGTATCTTGAAAGCATGGGCGGGTTGGGGTTATGACGCTTTGCATTGAGAAACCAATgtttttttgcctttcctCCTGTATTTAATGAAGCCTCGCCAGGGGTGATATCAATTATACCAGGTCACCTACTGGTCATAACTTGGACAAATGATCAATTGGACATCTGCTAAGGCACAGATGTGTAGCACGATGTCACCAGCTCAAAAATCTTCCCTCTGTATAATAAACATAAACGCCATAGCCGTAGTTGATCGCATTGGGTATGTCCTTGTCCCGTTCCAAACGTCGAATAGGAGACCCTAACACCAAGCATGGTCGACGAAATGATAACCTTACCAGCCTCTATCATAACCGACGACCAAATTGATCACTATAGCCAGCCAGGCGTAGCAATTAATCAAGTATCGCTGTCCTAATTTGGATCGTGTGTTGCGGCGAGTTTATTTGATGCCAGCCCTCTCCAAtaccttctccctctccataACGCTCTCCCCAAAGCGCACTAAGAAGATCGTCCGACCAGGCCACATCTCCGTTGGTTGATTGTGAGCCGTAACCTTGGCCTCGAAGCCACAGCCGTCACAGACACCTTCAATGATTCCCGCCACGAAAGCTGCACAATTCAGCATGCTCATTTCCTTAGGTACACTAATGTATGTGTTCACAAGCGGGTCATTATCCGTAATCATATATTCGTTGGGTGTATCGGGAGAGACAGAGTGCTCAAGAGCATCTGCGGGACGATTAAAAAGGAGTCGCCAGAGAGGACCGTGAATGAGATGGAGCAAGGGCAGGATACGGAGGGGTCGATTAGGAGGAGCGGCAGAAGTCGACGAGCTAGATATAGACGATGAAGTCGAGCTAGTTATCGTTCGGTAGTAGAGTAGATCAAGAAGACGGAGTCCCAGGGGGTATCCTTGTTCATTTAATCTGGAGCTTTGTTCAGCACAGGAAGGACCACAACACGACAACATTTCCATGGAGCCCTACCGTTTCTCGAGATCCTGGATACCTGTTACCCTTCTCTGGGCATATATGACCATCTCCGCAAAGAGAAAGGCGAAACTTGCCCGGCTGGATTCCGCATTCCGACTGCGATTCAGATGTCTGTCATAGATGGTCTTCCGGTTCGAGGGGACGCGCAGCCCGGTATTGGCGATGTGCTGGATCTGCTGCGGTGGCTGCTGCTTGTCACTAGCGTTTGAGTGGTTTGCGGCGCTGTTGCTGACGGACACCATGGCGGAATGGCGGGCGGGGTGTGCCATGTTGGACTGACTTCGTAGGTGTTTGATAGATAGATTGCAATAGTAATGGACGGAAGTTATATTTAAGTTATGGATATTGCTTCATGGTGATTATCTTGGATCTGTTAATGAAAGAGAGTGTCGACTGATTCCATTCCACAGGATCTCGCGGGGATTAAAAGAGAACCTCACATGCACTGGAATGGCTGGTCCATACAACATACACTCAGCGGTGGGTTGGTGTCCTCCGTATCGGGCGGTTTGGAGTTCTTACGGCAGGACACACAGACACGCAATGCAGTTTCAAATACTATCGTTTCAGGATGAATCCCGCAGGATTTTATAGATTACGAACTCTACAATAGCAAAACCCTCTACGGCTACGAAAAAAGACGTCTACAGGAGTAGTACGAAGATAGATGCATAACAATTGAATTCTTCATTGACAATCTAGATATGTATGGTCCCTAGAAGTTTTTGCAACTTCGGAGAAGTTCAAATCCTTCTCTCAGAAACTTTCTGATAAGACCCTTCCAGTGGATTTATACGGGCTGTGGTATCAATCGATCAAAGAGCTACCTATACTAAGCACATGTCGTTAGCATACATCGTAAAGCAAACATAATGCtcaatcatatcatatcaatgACCAAGAATGTCAGACATCCAAGGAAGTATTGCGCACAGAGCACGTCTGATATAGGTTCATAGCGACGGCTAGCGTGGAAACTGCGAATGTGGGAAAATTTTTCATCATAAAAGCCGCAAGGCCTTTGGTCGATTGAAGAtacaagagagaaaaaaagattgGTAACTTACCTAATTAGTGCGAACAATTCGAGGATGTATGGAAATTGTCGATTAATATGACAGCGCTATAAGCTATAGCCAGTCAAAGGTGGACTGCAAGTCACATTAGACTCCAGTTAAAGACCACTGTGGTGGTTGTCGTTGAAGTTGTAAgtgggaaggaaagaaatttCGGAACGGGAGGGCTTTTTATAGTCGGCCTCAGGCTGCCCGGGAAACCTGACCGACCCATACGAAGCTTCTAGAGAATAGCAGAAATTGATACACACCTCCACAGCATGCGGAATCGAATGTTCGATCGGTTTTCTATTATTCATAGAATTCGTTGAGGTTCAATTCCAGGATATTATATCCATATTCATTCCCAAAAGAAGTGCTGCATATGATAGCGGtgaaatatatagttttGCAAACTTTGTATGCTTCATCACAAGAACGTACATACATTAAGACCCCAGGCAATGGATTATATGCATACCCTTCGTAAAACAGACGCCGCAAACAAGAACCCTTACCAAAATAATCATCATTGTCTATACTCCATGCAAAGGATACGACCCTAGACTCTTCAATCATCCCTTGAGagctttttgcttttgccttGAATTCCAGTTTAATGTCTTTGAAATACTGTGGACCCAATCATTGTTGCGTCGATCTTGTGGTAACACATTTGCGAATGGGTACCGTGAGGCGGAAACAGTCACGTAGTCACCTGGGTGCAATTCAACTCTGTCATCGATGTTAATCTCCACTTCTCGCTTGATGGAACAGCTTGGGATGGACTCACCTTTCCCGACCATCGAAGCTTGCCCACGAGCTAGTGCGTGCATC
This DNA window, taken from Aspergillus flavus chromosome 5, complete sequence, encodes the following:
- a CDS encoding transport protein particle complex subunit (transport protein particle subunit trs31); its protein translation is MAHPARHSAMVSVSNSAANHSNASDKQQPPQQIQHIANTGLRVPSNRKTIYDRHLNRSRNAESSRASFAFLFAEMVIYAQRRVTGIQDLEKRLNEQGYPLGLRLLDLLYYRTITSSTSSSISSSSTSAAPPNRPLRILPLLHLIHGPLWRLLFNRPADALEHSVSPDTPNEYMITDNDPLVNTYISVPKEMSMLNCAAFVAGIIEGVCDGCGFEAKVTAHNQPTEMWPGRTIFLVRFGESVMEREKVLERAGIK
- a CDS encoding uncharacterized protein (expressed protein), coding for MTSTHGLTSHKFSDYSEDEARAQLRRIPSKQHSVEDVKQNLDPFLNETRALEHLNQHCSPSRRIYFPQYYGVLTDINNSKFPLRYKPRRQAVVLEAIKPDMACRRILATGDASMSNLKEGFSMRLNSLPLGSFEVDWYGSLLTDRLRRVDALYDIGIVHGDIEDHHFRLPGEFYDIVLYDFLYHIHFLQRCLISLVLGTLAHYQ
- a CDS encoding putative AMP dependent ligase/synthetase gives rise to the protein MGPKDKHYISRGWRERKSPHSLTHSPSHTSRSLNNMAQTIPLPLPGIEHGKRILASVVETRARDGPESTWVSVPIDNEDLSRGFKDISFQQLNNAANHAARWLGEHLPGTSEPFQCFAYAGPKDFRYPILAVAAAKIQKVMVLPSPLVTAEAQLRILENKRCTVYLRPSSMASQVDAILREAPRIQAVEVPEIDEFMREDEAVPYSYGKTWEEGKDDPWLVFHTSGTTGYPKPVTYTHSMMTFPDIAASLPDVELGYIHQYAYRRWYTPVPSLHFVGTVMTLGMPTFLHMITVVGPPVPPSAEIITKTLQYGQVEGALLPPALIDVLCQTSPGLDALRQLKFVHYAGAPLSKKTGDQLASHVRIVPCIGSTEAGGYFTKIHDHRDAWDYISFQDYAGAVFEKRLDDLYELVFTRRPGDSPQQIFKLYPDIDRFETKDLWTEHPVHKGLWKIIGRTDDYVYLSHADGLHASLLEPEIEAHPRVRSALIGGYGRPAPVLIC
- a CDS encoding putative microfibrillar-associated protein MfaP1 (unnamed protein product) translates to MPPPLPSHHRGMTANPLKPSRYRPGKPIAEEPSSSEEEEEEDEEEQIKEQERRRLEQQRRQRAQAPKATSFPGGNITKGVKNVQIEEDEDEEGFVTEEEEEESKPPPRVAGDNGGAAAAAPVQAAGEPVSKEESEEEEEEEEESSEEESSSEEETPRRVLLRPTFIKKDKRNNAANQTQNGQGASPNTAAADSAAEAEARRVQRQEKADMLVREQLEKEAIARSAANKQWDDDELEAVEENGIDDKDGIDPEAEYAAWKLRELKRVKREREAIEAAEKEREEVERRRNLTAEEREREDREFIAKQQEEKEATRGQGGFMQRYFHKGAFFRDDLEREGLDRRELMGARFVDDVSRETLPEYMQIRDMTKLGKKGRTRYKDLKTEDTGRFGDGFDNRRRRDAPVGVRDERFLPDRPDDRPKGPTGANAGPVRERRRSRSRSYSPRRDRRPDRRERRESPDRDRSRDRYRPDSRNRRKRSPSPYDDREKRRRLGSVS